One Bifidobacterium angulatum DSM 20098 = JCM 7096 DNA window includes the following coding sequences:
- the fbaA gene encoding class II fructose-bisphosphate aldolase, whose protein sequence is MTIATPERYAQMLDAARRGGYAYPAINVTSTQTLNAALQGFAEAESDGIIQVSVGGAAYLSGQRVNDRVTGSLAFAAFAHEVAAKYPNITIALHTDHCAKQYLDEWVRPLLDHEAEQVRHGQEPTFQSHMWDGSTVLLDENLDIAEELLDKSQAAHTVLEIEIGAVGGEEDGHSAEINDKLYSTPAQGIAVAQRLGLGERGRYMAAFTFGNVHGAYKPGVVKLRPELLDEIQTTLALAVQAGEIPDPSHTLDVAPGKPFALVFHGGSGSTPEEITQAVSYGVVKMNIDTDTQYAFSRAVAGHMFSHYDAVLKIDGEVGNKKMYDPRSWGREAESAMAARVVEACRQLGSAGKALK, encoded by the coding sequence ATGACTATTGCAACACCGGAACGTTACGCACAGATGCTGGACGCTGCCCGTCGTGGCGGGTACGCGTACCCCGCAATCAACGTGACCAGCACACAGACCCTGAACGCCGCCCTGCAGGGTTTCGCCGAAGCGGAATCCGATGGCATCATCCAAGTCTCCGTAGGCGGTGCCGCCTACCTGTCCGGCCAACGCGTGAACGACCGTGTCACCGGTTCGCTTGCCTTCGCGGCCTTCGCCCACGAAGTCGCGGCGAAATACCCCAACATCACCATCGCCCTGCACACCGACCATTGCGCCAAACAATACCTGGACGAATGGGTGCGTCCACTGCTCGATCATGAAGCCGAACAGGTGCGGCACGGTCAGGAGCCGACATTCCAATCGCACATGTGGGACGGTTCCACAGTGCTGCTGGATGAAAACCTCGACATCGCCGAAGAGCTTCTCGACAAATCACAAGCCGCACACACCGTGCTGGAAATCGAAATCGGCGCGGTCGGCGGCGAAGAAGACGGGCACAGCGCCGAAATCAACGACAAGCTCTACTCCACCCCGGCACAGGGCATCGCCGTCGCGCAACGCCTGGGACTCGGCGAACGCGGGCGTTACATGGCCGCCTTCACCTTCGGCAACGTGCACGGCGCATACAAGCCCGGCGTGGTCAAACTGCGCCCGGAACTGCTCGATGAGATCCAGACCACGCTCGCGCTCGCGGTTCAGGCCGGTGAGATACCCGATCCCTCACACACGCTGGATGTCGCTCCGGGCAAGCCGTTCGCCCTGGTGTTCCATGGCGGTTCTGGTTCCACGCCGGAAGAGATTACACAGGCTGTGAGCTATGGCGTGGTGAAGATGAACATCGATACCGACACGCAGTACGCGTTCAGCCGCGCGGTGGCCGGGCACATGTTCTCCCACTATGATGCCGTGCTCAAAATCGACGGTGAGGTGGGCAACAAGAAGATGTACGACCCGCGTTCGTGGGGACGCGAAGCGGAAAGCGCCATGGCCGCACGC
- a CDS encoding DUF4012 domain-containing protein encodes MAIVCGLTFYQQARSVKSHESQAVAALSGISGSEVLKDGGISSTAITQAQDHTAKAKSIAHGPLWSIASVLPGVGNDVKTVRGMTEVLDDLTQRSLPTISSMSHKLATAQLNSQDGVLNLKPLVSIQSDFATVSTRMKHQLDTYDSLPTPKIGMIANAYRQGKERLASIVGTVDHLNSVMQMMPAILGQNGARTYLIAVQTTSEQRSGGGLVGSVGTLQANQGNVSVGEFRADAELINGGNGNAEEYAVFNGPLAFSLDVRDTFAVPNLKRNAEMLAATWQRSPYASEVDGFIAIDPVFIQEMVKLNGNVTLQDGTVLTGNNTAQYLLNTIYKDVPVAQQDAYFEYIAQTVMDQAFSNLNATKMMAMANSIGDLIEQRHFYAYTTHADETKYFQESGISGKESTPQVGIYLNEQNPSKLGWYIDRKATVTKSATNKDGSRSYHVKYTLTNTLTDSEIASANTYILGGVQKGVENKPVAESGTSVQRMLFYAPAGGSIGKISSKGDVRDQRETTMDGKQLTTSVAYLAPGESVTFEFDVTTSPKATAELTIDQTPSGKLRNEVDYQY; translated from the coding sequence ATGGCAATCGTATGCGGATTGACGTTCTATCAGCAGGCACGGTCCGTCAAAAGCCATGAGAGCCAGGCGGTTGCGGCGCTGTCCGGTATTTCCGGTTCCGAAGTGCTCAAAGACGGGGGCATTTCGTCCACAGCCATCACGCAGGCCCAGGATCACACCGCCAAGGCGAAGAGCATCGCACACGGGCCTTTGTGGAGCATTGCCAGTGTGTTGCCGGGCGTAGGCAATGATGTGAAAACCGTGCGAGGCATGACCGAAGTCTTGGATGATCTGACCCAGCGGTCGCTTCCCACAATCAGCAGCATGTCCCATAAACTCGCCACCGCACAGTTGAACAGCCAGGACGGCGTGCTCAACTTGAAACCGCTTGTATCCATACAATCCGATTTCGCCACAGTGAGCACGCGGATGAAACATCAGCTGGACACATATGATTCCCTGCCCACGCCGAAAATCGGCATGATCGCCAACGCATACCGGCAAGGTAAGGAGCGTCTTGCCTCCATTGTCGGCACTGTCGATCATCTCAATAGCGTCATGCAGATGATGCCTGCGATTCTCGGGCAGAACGGTGCCAGAACCTATCTGATCGCCGTGCAGACTACATCCGAACAGCGTTCCGGCGGTGGTTTGGTGGGCTCCGTTGGCACATTGCAAGCCAACCAGGGGAACGTAAGTGTCGGTGAATTCCGTGCGGATGCTGAACTGATCAACGGTGGCAACGGCAATGCCGAGGAATACGCCGTATTCAACGGCCCTTTGGCGTTCTCGCTGGATGTCAGAGACACCTTCGCCGTTCCGAATCTTAAGCGTAACGCCGAAATGCTCGCGGCCACCTGGCAGCGTTCCCCTTACGCAAGCGAGGTCGATGGTTTCATCGCAATCGACCCCGTATTTATTCAGGAAATGGTGAAGCTCAATGGCAACGTCACCCTGCAGGACGGTACGGTGCTTACTGGAAACAACACGGCACAGTACCTGCTGAACACCATTTACAAAGATGTTCCCGTAGCCCAGCAGGACGCCTATTTCGAGTACATCGCGCAAACGGTGATGGACCAGGCGTTCAGCAACCTGAATGCCACGAAGATGATGGCCATGGCCAACAGCATCGGCGACCTGATCGAACAACGCCACTTCTACGCCTACACCACGCACGCGGACGAGACGAAATACTTCCAGGAATCCGGCATCTCTGGCAAGGAAAGCACCCCGCAGGTCGGCATCTACCTCAACGAGCAGAACCCCTCGAAGCTTGGATGGTATATCGACCGCAAAGCCACAGTGACCAAGAGCGCAACCAACAAGGACGGTTCAAGAAGCTACCACGTGAAGTACACGCTGACCAACACCCTGACCGACAGCGAGATAGCAAGTGCTAACACATACATCCTCGGCGGCGTGCAGAAAGGCGTCGAGAACAAGCCGGTGGCGGAGAGTGGAACTTCAGTGCAGCGTATGCTCTTCTATGCTCCGGCAGGCGGTTCGATCGGCAAAATCTCCTCAAAGGGGGATGTGCGCGACCAGCGTGAGACCACGATGGACGGCAAGCAGCTCACAACCAGCGTTGCCTATCTCGCACCCGGCGAAAGCGTGACCTTCGAATTCGATGTAACCACCTCGCCTAAGGCGACCGCCGAACTGACTATCGACCAGACACCGTCAGGCAAACTGCGCAACGAGGTCGATTACCAATATTGA